The following nucleotide sequence is from Bacteroidota bacterium.
AAGCTTCTGCAGTTTTCTCATATTCAAATTTAACTGGTGCAATTCCTTTCAAAAGTTTTTCTAAACTTTTATTGCCTTTGTCTTTTTTTGCCTGTAACTGTTGCAGCCAATATATATCTACTTTGAACTGTGGGTTGATTTCATATCTTTTTGATTGTTTTTTGGCCAGTATTTCTGCTTGATCTACCTTTTTAGTTTTAAGATAACAATCCATCAATCGCTCATATATAAATGGCGAACTGGGATTAGTTCCTATGAGGCTTTCGTATACAATGGTGGCTTTGTCGAATTCCCCATTTATATAATATTGGTTTGCCATTTGCTCATCGTTGCCTTGTGAAAGACCAAGCGTGGGCAGTAGCATCAGCATCATCAAAAGCATGCTAAATTTTTTGATATATATAATAAATGTTGTAATTTTCATTTTGTGTGTTTTTCTAAAATTCAATATTATATTTTAGCATAAGTGGCAGATAAATTTCAGCAGCAATGAGTACCGTTATCAAAAACTCTTTCACCCAATACCATCGTGGCTGTAGCAAATAGTTGGCCACCAATATGGAAGTGGGGGCCATCATATATATTAAATCGTATTGTAGATTTTCGTAATCAATAAAAGCAATGGCTATTGTAACAGGAAATAGTATAATAATTATCCGCAACATTTTGCGAATCTTTAACATACTTTTATGAATATTTTCTTGCATTATTATAGCACCAGCAAGATACATTAATACCAACAGTCCCAATGGAATCCAAGTATAATAATTGCCCCAATTGAGATCGTTTAATTTATAAAAATTCCTTGTTAATAGATCTATAGCAAAATTATGAGTTTTGAAAATATATAAGCAGGATGTCAATATATATATTGGTGTAATAAAACCTAATAGTGTAAGCAGCATTTCTCTTAAGTTAGGCACTCGTAATACCCCCAGTGCATATAAAATTAGCGGGAGTAAATATATGAGTTCGAAACGAAATAAGGTAGCCAACGAACAAATGAAACCCAGTTCAAATATATGTTTGTTAGCATACTCCGATTTATATATTACAAACAATTTCCATATTGCAGCCAATACAAAAAAATTTGCAATTAATTGGGGTGATAATTGATTTGTTTGTGGTAAAGCTGCGGTCATCAATACAAAACTGAGTGCGGGCAGCCAAGAAAATTTTTCTAGAAGCTCAAACTTTTTAACGATCCAATTAATGAATATAGCTTGTAAAAGAATGATTAAGGTTGCAATTATATATTGAGCTTTAAGCGGAGTATTAGCAAACATTTGCATGAACGCATCCCCGAAATAATTATTGGTTTTTACGTCGATTGCGTTGGGTTCCAGTATATACATACCTTTTACAATAAAAGCTAGGATAGCCAATACTGCCACCACCATAGCCCGCTGCGATTTGAATATAAAAACCATGAGTGCAAAGATATTATAAAACGGCAATTGCAGCGGCATGGTTTGTAAATGAAGTTTTGTTGCCATATTTTTGACAAATGGATAACACATCGAACGAACAAGAACCCAAACGGGTTACGGGAATTGTAAATAATTACGAATTACGAATGTCGAATTACGAATGTGCTTTCGCCGTATGGCGTAATTCGTAATTTGAAATTCGTAATTCAACTTAGCAGTTTAATCCCAACCATATCCAACTCCTTGCTGTCAATAGGTCCTGGAGCATCAATCATTACATCGCGGCCTGAATTATTTTTCGGGAAAGCTATATAGTCTCTTATACTTTCGCTGCCGCCAAACAAACTACATAGTCTATCAAAACCAAAAGCAATTCCACCATGCGGAGGTGCACCAAACTCAAAAGCATTTAATAAAAATCCGAATTTTTCTTTGGTTTCTTCTGCGGTGAATCCCAATACCTCAAACATTTTTGATTGCAATGTCCTTTCATGTATTCTAATTGAACCACCACCTACTTCCACACCATTAATTACCATATCATATGCATTTGCATTTACTGCTCCCGGGTTTGCATCGAGCATATCTAAATGTTCTGGCACAGGCGAAGTAAAAGGATGGTGCATAGCATACCAACGATTATCATCTTCGTTCCATTCAAGTAAGGGAAAATCAAGTACCCACAAACATATATATTTATTGGGGTCACGCAATTCTAATCTATTACCCATCTCCAACCTTAGGTCTCCCATGGCTTTGCGGGTTTTAGGTATTTCACCACAAAGTATTAAAATCAAATCTCCTGTCTTAGCATCGCAAGCTTTTGTCCATGCTTGTAATTTTTCTTGGTCGTAAAATTTATCTACGGATGATTTTACAGTTCCATCAATTTCCACTCTAGCATATATAAGTCCGCTGATGCCGCGGCGTGGGTCTTTCACCCATTCGGTAAGTTCGTCTAATTGCTTGCGTGTATATGTTGCGGCATTTTTTGCATTGATAGCTAATACAGTTTCTGCATTATCGAAAACACTAAATCCAGCTCCTGAAACTAAATCTATTTCGCTACTTTTTAATTCGACAAATTTCATATCAAAACGCAAATCGGGTTTGTCGCAACCATAGTAACGCATGGCATCTGCGTATTGCATACGCATCATGGTCGGTATGTCCACGCCTTTTACTTTTTTGAATAAATGACGCACCAAATTTTCGAATAAATTTAATATATCTTCACGTTCCACAAAACTCATTTCACAATCTATTTGTGTAAATTCTGGTTGTCTATCGGCACGCAAATCTTCATCTCTAAAACATTTCACCATTTGAAAATAGCGATCCATTCCCGCCACCATTAATAATTGTTTAAATGTTTGCGGACTTTGCGGCAATGCATAAAACTGTCCTGGATTTAATCTACTTGGCACTATAAAGTCTCTCGCACCTTCAGGAGTGGATTTAATTAATACAGGAGTTTCTACTTCTATAAACCCTTTTTCATCCATAAAACTTCTGGTATACTTCATCATTTCGTGACGCAGCATCAATTTTTCTTTTACGGGATTTCTTCTGATATCGAGATATCGATATTTCATCCGAAGTTCATCGCCGCCATCAGTTTCGTCTTCAATAGTGAAAGGTGGAGTGGCCGCTGCATTCAGCACTTTTAATTCTCTTACCTCAATTTCAATTTCGCCTGTGGGCAATTTCAAATTTTTAGATGAACGCTCACGCACCCTTCCAGTAATTTGCAACACAAATTCACGACCGAGTTTACGTGCATGCTCGCACAATCCTGCGTTCACATCCATATTAAAAGTAAGTTGGGTGATGCCATATCGGTCACGCAAATCGATGAAGGTAAGTCCGCCAAGGTCACGACTTTTTTGTAGCCATCCTGCTAGGGTAACGCTTTGTCCTGCTTCTGCTAGGGTTAATTCTCCGCAAGTATTAGTTCTGTACATTGTGATAATATAAAGTATAAAGTATAAAGTATAAAGTATAAAGTACTTGGTACTTGAACTGTTTGCTTATCCTTTAAAAAATTAGTTTGCAAAGTTATCTATTTAGTACCCACATTTGCAGCAAAAGATGGAAGTTTTTAATGATGAATATTGGATGCGTGAGGCTGTGAAGGAAGCCCACAGGGCATTTGAAGCCGATGAGGTTCCGGTAGGTGCCGTAGTGGTTTGTAATAATCGCATCATTGGCAAAGGGCATAACCTCACGGAGCGATTGCGTGATGTAACGGCCCATGCCGAGATGCAAGCTATTACTGCTGCGGCGAATTATTTAGGTTCCAAATTTTTGGAAGAATGTACGTTGTATATTACCCTCGAACCCTGTGTGATGTGTGCGGGAGCAATATTTTGGGCACGCCCTGCAAAATTGATTTATGGGGCAAGTGATCCTAAAAGAGGATTCTCATATTTAGGTAAAAATATTTTGCACCCGAGCACCAAAGTGGAACATGGATTAATGAGCAATGAGGCATCAGCACTGCTTAAAGTGTTCTTTCAGAAATTGAGGTGAAGTGCCAAATGATTCTCATAATTTAGCCAAGATAGAATATATACTATATTTATCTAGCGATATGTTTTGATTATTAAATGAATGGGCGTACTTTTGCCCCTCTTTTTAGCAGTATATTAGGACAGCAAAAAATAATCATTAAATCGTAAATCATTAAATCATTAAATCATTCAATAATAAATGGCATATCTATTCACCTCAGAGTCCGTATCAGAAGGACATCCAGACAAAGTAGCCGATCAGATATCTGACGGACTTATCGACAATTTTTTAGCTTTCGATCCTGAATCGAAAGTAGCTTGCGAAACACTTGTGACCACTGGTCTAGTGGTAGTGGCAGGCGAAGTAAAATCAAATTCATACCTCGATGTGCAAAGCATTGTTCGCGATGTAATAACCCGCATAGGTTATACCAAAAGCGAATATATGTTCGATGCCAATAGCTGTGGGATATTGAGTGCTATCCACGAGCAAAGTGCCGACATTAACCGAGGAGTAGATAAGAAAAACCGTGAAGACCAAGGTGCCGGGGACCAAGGTATGATGTTCGGTTATGCTACCAACGAAACCACCAACTATATGCCCTTGGCTTTGGATTTAGCCCATATATTATTGCGTGAGTTGAGCGACCTACGTCGTGAAGGTAAGCAAATTAAATATTTGAGACCCGATACCAAAAGCCAGGTAACTATTGAATATAGCGATGACCACAAACCTCAACGTATCGATACAATAGTGATAAGCACGCAGCACGATGATTTTGTAAAACCAAAAAGCAAAAGTGCAAAAGATGAAGTAGCTGCCGATAAAGCAATGCTTACAAAAATTCATGATGATATGGTGAATATTTTGATACCTCGCGTGACCAAAAAATATCCCGAGTATAAAAAATTCTTCAATAGCAAAATCACTTACCATATAAACCCAACAGGCAAATTTGTGATAGGCGGGCCACATGGTGATACTGGTCTTACGGGCCGTAAAATTATTGTAGATACTTATGGGGGGAAAGGTGCTCACGGAGGTGGTGCTTTTAGTGGTAAAGACCCCAGTAAGGTTGACCGTAGTGCTGCATACGCAACCCGTCATATTGCAAAAAATATGGTAGCGAGTGGCATGTGCGATCAGGTATTGGTTCAAGTAGCTTATGCTATTGGGGTAGCTA
It contains:
- the aspS gene encoding aspartate--tRNA ligase, translating into MYRTNTCGELTLAEAGQSVTLAGWLQKSRDLGGLTFIDLRDRYGITQLTFNMDVNAGLCEHARKLGREFVLQITGRVRERSSKNLKLPTGEIEIEVRELKVLNAAATPPFTIEDETDGGDELRMKYRYLDIRRNPVKEKLMLRHEMMKYTRSFMDEKGFIEVETPVLIKSTPEGARDFIVPSRLNPGQFYALPQSPQTFKQLLMVAGMDRYFQMVKCFRDEDLRADRQPEFTQIDCEMSFVEREDILNLFENLVRHLFKKVKGVDIPTMMRMQYADAMRYYGCDKPDLRFDMKFVELKSSEIDLVSGAGFSVFDNAETVLAINAKNAATYTRKQLDELTEWVKDPRRGISGLIYARVEIDGTVKSSVDKFYDQEKLQAWTKACDAKTGDLILILCGEIPKTRKAMGDLRLEMGNRLELRDPNKYICLWVLDFPLLEWNEDDNRWYAMHHPFTSPVPEHLDMLDANPGAVNANAYDMVINGVEVGGGSIRIHERTLQSKMFEVLGFTAEETKEKFGFLLNAFEFGAPPHGGIAFGFDRLCSLFGGSESIRDYIAFPKNNSGRDVMIDAPGPIDSKELDMVGIKLLS
- the metK gene encoding methionine adenosyltransferase, whose product is MAYLFTSESVSEGHPDKVADQISDGLIDNFLAFDPESKVACETLVTTGLVVVAGEVKSNSYLDVQSIVRDVITRIGYTKSEYMFDANSCGILSAIHEQSADINRGVDKKNREDQGAGDQGMMFGYATNETTNYMPLALDLAHILLRELSDLRREGKQIKYLRPDTKSQVTIEYSDDHKPQRIDTIVISTQHDDFVKPKSKSAKDEVAADKAMLTKIHDDMVNILIPRVTKKYPEYKKFFNSKITYHINPTGKFVIGGPHGDTGLTGRKIIVDTYGGKGAHGGGAFSGKDPSKVDRSAAYATRHIAKNMVASGMCDQVLVQVAYAIGVAKPVGLFVNTYGSSKVKDKKGKAMHDGEIATQLMEVFDLRPYAIEQRLKLREPIYLETASYGHMGRKNEIVTKTFSSPDGKNITKKVELFTWEKLDYVDKLKKAFGLK
- a CDS encoding nucleoside deaminase, translated to MEVFNDEYWMREAVKEAHRAFEADEVPVGAVVVCNNRIIGKGHNLTERLRDVTAHAEMQAITAAANYLGSKFLEECTLYITLEPCVMCAGAIFWARPAKLIYGASDPKRGFSYLGKNILHPSTKVEHGLMSNEASALLKVFFQKLR
- a CDS encoding DUF6427 family protein — its product is MVFIFKSQRAMVVAVLAILAFIVKGMYILEPNAIDVKTNNYFGDAFMQMFANTPLKAQYIIATLIILLQAIFINWIVKKFELLEKFSWLPALSFVLMTAALPQTNQLSPQLIANFFVLAAIWKLFVIYKSEYANKHIFELGFICSLATLFRFELIYLLPLILYALGVLRVPNLREMLLTLLGFITPIYILTSCLYIFKTHNFAIDLLTRNFYKLNDLNWGNYYTWIPLGLLVLMYLAGAIIMQENIHKSMLKIRKMLRIIIILFPVTIAIAFIDYENLQYDLIYMMAPTSILVANYLLQPRWYWVKEFLITVLIAAEIYLPLMLKYNIEF